A portion of the Tenacibaculum todarodis genome contains these proteins:
- a CDS encoding DUF2589 domain-containing protein: MKKLQTILKQDHSKKTKKELIELLTGINEIVGDDFGKITGIQLSELSKTKNDDLVAIINSFKENYDVKWEESFGEASTKILKTILAQIEKDENQFSTSNASDADFAAELGSIDFENLIGGPLNACVTAQANASMSTVNFIKEVGFEDDGTLRMVDFSYTKTVPNDDGTGTTTEDISLIVPFVSVLNIPSLRIETCEVDFNVKLNSVYTKDVSSEFGIDADVSGGWGPVKFKVSASYKRSSSTGVKVEKEYTMGVKVVATNDQMPGGLEKVLGILSE; encoded by the coding sequence ATGAAAAAACTACAAACAATTTTAAAGCAAGATCATTCTAAAAAAACAAAAAAAGAATTGATCGAATTATTAACAGGAATTAATGAAATTGTCGGTGATGATTTTGGGAAAATTACTGGTATTCAATTAAGTGAATTATCTAAAACCAAAAATGATGATTTGGTAGCAATTATAAATTCATTTAAAGAAAATTATGATGTAAAATGGGAAGAAAGTTTTGGAGAAGCTTCAACTAAAATATTAAAAACCATTTTAGCTCAAATAGAAAAAGATGAAAACCAGTTCTCTACCTCAAATGCTTCAGATGCCGATTTTGCTGCTGAACTAGGTAGTATCGATTTTGAAAACTTAATTGGTGGACCATTGAATGCCTGTGTTACAGCCCAAGCTAACGCATCTATGTCTACAGTTAACTTTATAAAAGAGGTTGGTTTTGAAGACGATGGGACTCTTCGAATGGTTGATTTTTCATACACAAAAACGGTACCTAATGATGATGGAACAGGAACTACAACTGAAGATATATCATTAATTGTTCCTTTTGTATCTGTATTAAATATACCTAGTTTAAGAATAGAAACTTGTGAAGTAGATTTTAATGTTAAGTTAAATTCTGTTTACACAAAAGACGTAAGTAGCGAGTTTGGTATTGATGCAGATGTTAGTGGTGGTTGGGGACCTGTAAAATTTAAAGTTTCTGCTTCATACAAAAGATCTTCTAGCACAGGTGTAAAAGTAGAAAAAGAATATACAATGGGTGTAAAAGTTGTTGCGACTAACGATCAAATGCCTGGTGGATTAGAAAAAGTTTTAGGAATTTTATCTGAATAA
- a CDS encoding S8 family serine peptidase: MKTTNKPKKYIIQLKDDSKSSLTKAAKELSLKITSSSELSSKVRAQDVLDSGNGLFLKNLGLAIVEDYEVEKLHHLTNASSNPIIYWEKERKFKPVTELDLLDEMKININNMSEKIAQLKELIEANNRLNINKNLTWGLNAVGIELSNYTGKGIDIAILDTGFYKDHPDFVGRNISGKSFVPGEKWYLDGHGHGTHCTGTAAGSISLVDNKRYGVAHEANIVIGKVLSDSGSGSTSGIIDAIDNSLEKGHNIISMSLGSSVKIGEKPSPIFEQVGRKALEKNTLIIAAAGNDSNRPSLPKPVSSPANAESIMAVAALDEALKVANFSNGGINASNGGRVDISAPGVDIFSSYSKNGSQNKLYTTMSGTSMATPHVAGIAALYWEAFPNLSAEGIWLKLEKRAKQLSNQLYRDIGQGIIQTI; encoded by the coding sequence ATGAAAACTACTAATAAACCTAAAAAATATATCATTCAATTAAAGGACGATAGCAAAAGTAGTCTTACAAAAGCTGCGAAAGAATTAAGTTTAAAAATTACGTCATCCTCAGAATTAAGTTCTAAAGTAAGAGCGCAAGATGTATTAGATTCAGGTAACGGATTGTTTCTTAAAAATTTAGGATTAGCAATTGTTGAAGACTATGAAGTAGAGAAACTTCATCATTTAACAAACGCATCATCTAACCCAATAATTTACTGGGAAAAAGAAAGGAAATTTAAACCTGTTACAGAGTTAGATTTATTAGATGAAATGAAAATTAATATCAATAATATGTCTGAGAAAATAGCGCAATTAAAAGAATTAATTGAAGCTAATAATAGACTCAACATCAATAAGAATTTAACTTGGGGTTTAAATGCAGTTGGAATTGAATTAAGTAATTATACCGGTAAAGGAATAGATATTGCTATTTTAGATACTGGTTTCTATAAAGATCATCCAGACTTTGTTGGAAGAAATATTTCTGGAAAATCTTTTGTTCCTGGAGAAAAATGGTATTTAGATGGACATGGACATGGAACTCATTGTACAGGAACTGCTGCAGGAAGCATTTCCCTAGTAGATAATAAACGATATGGTGTTGCTCATGAAGCAAATATTGTTATTGGTAAAGTTTTAAGCGATTCCGGAAGTGGTTCTACCAGTGGTATTATTGATGCTATTGATAATAGTTTAGAAAAAGGACATAATATTATATCAATGTCTTTAGGCTCTTCAGTAAAAATTGGGGAAAAACCTTCACCAATTTTTGAACAAGTTGGAAGAAAAGCTTTAGAAAAAAACACATTAATAATTGCAGCAGCCGGTAACGACAGCAACAGACCAAGCTTACCAAAACCAGTTAGCAGTCCTGCAAATGCAGAATCTATAATGGCTGTTGCGGCTTTAGATGAAGCGTTAAAAGTAGCTAACTTTTCTAACGGAGGAATTAATGCAAGTAATGGAGGAAGAGTAGATATTTCTGCTCCTGGTGTAGATATATTTAGTTCATATTCAAAAAATGGTTCTCAAAATAAATTATACACAACTATGAGTGGCACAAGTATGGCAACACCACATGTTGCAGGTATTGCTGCTTTATACTGGGAAGCATTCCCAAATTTATCGGCGGAAGGTATTTGGCTAAAATTAGAAAAAAGAGCAAA